The following proteins are encoded in a genomic region of Oncorhynchus kisutch isolate 150728-3 linkage group LG6, Okis_V2, whole genome shotgun sequence:
- the prlra gene encoding prolactin receptor a, with the protein MMWRDVGVTLILSLILPVVAQGARHTPPGKPKLTSCRSPDKETFTCWWEAGSDGGRPTTYSLFYHKENSETVYECPDYHTAGANSCFFSKNETSIWVNYNITVVATNALGNNFSDPVDVDVVYIVQPHTPENVTVGVLEDEDGPFLRVSWEPPSKADTRSGWITLIYELRVKLEEAEEWEEHRAGQQKMFNIFSLHSGGVYMVQVRCKPDHGFWSEWSTASYVIVPDYIPRERSMWILIAVFSAFIFLILTWIITLNRSSVKHCLLPPVPGPKIKGFDQQLLKKGKPEEVFNSLVVQSFPPRSTDYEDLLVEYLEVYVNEKQELMPEGKDLQDVGCLKSKSQSDNDSGRGSCDSHTLLMEKCGGVESKDESSYEEPELLQGQAGSWERLERGDSQVVDTPDSSDGRVKTWPLVFSPSIHGSSDNHHYGTLEMPKQHSTSEITYSVPDHLFPTSTSFPHHHHPEYRDSLGEYSEYRCSRSPSTGVAYHWEARHPTQAHSNFNIRNLERQKEATGLGLPPSRSMEYVEVQKVNQENQLVLKPLSSHGRGPFQVQFGRAGVDYSKVNGVNNDNVLLLQRQREMAEAGQYCNYREKEGAEAERYPTQQQGKTTKDGPVATQLQESTCLTTSGYVDTAPTMPTF; encoded by the exons ATGATGTGGAGAGACGTGGGGGTAACACTGATACTGTCACTAATCCTGCCTGTGGTTGCTCAGGGAGCAC GCCACACCCCCCCAGGAAAGCCCAAGCTGACCAGCTGTAGGTCCCCAGATAAGGAGACCTTCACCTGCTGGTGGGAGGCAGGCTCTGATGGGGGGCGACCCACCACCTACTCCCTTTTCTACCACAAAGAGAA CTCTGAAACAGTCTATGAGTGTCCAGACTACCATACAGCGGGGGCCAACTCCTGTTTCTTCAGCAAGAATGAAACATCCATCTGGGTCAACTACAACATCACTGTAGTGGCCACCAACGCCCTCGGCAACAACTTCTCTGACCCTGTGGATGTAGACGTGGTCTATATAG TCCAGCCACACACACCAGAGAACGTGACGGTAGGGGTGTTGGAGGACGAAGATGGTCCCTTCCTCAGGGTGTCATGGGAACCGCCCAGTAAGGCCGACACACGTTCCGGCTGGATCACCCTCATCTATGAGCTCAGGGTCAAACTGGAGGAGGCGGAGGAGTGGGAG GAGCACCGCGCAGGTCAGCAGAAAATGTTCAACATCTTCAGCCTGCACTCTGGTGGTGTCTACATGGTGCAGGTCCGTTGTAAGCCAGACCACGGCTTCTGGAGCGAGTGGAGCACCGCCAGCTATGTCATAGTTCCAGACT ACATCCCCCGGGAACGATCCATGTGGATCCTGATAGCCGTCTTCTCTGCCTTCATCTTCTTGATTCTCACATGGATTATCACCTTGAACAGAAGCAG tgTGAAGCACTGTCTACTACCTCCCGTTCCTGGACCTAAAATAAAAGGATTTGATCAACAGCTTCTCAAG AAGGGCAAGCCAGAAGAGGTTTTCAATTCCCTGGTAGTCCAAAGTTTCCCTCCGAGGTCTACTGACTACGAGGATCTGCTGGTGGAATACCTGGAAGTGTACGTCAACGAGAAACAGGAACTGATGCCGGAGGGAAAAGACCTCCAAGATGTTGGCTGCCTCAAGTCCAAGAGCCAGTCGGACAACGACTCGGGCCGGGGCAGCTGTGACAGCCACACCTTGCTGATGGAGAAGTGTGGAGGTGTGGAGTCCAAGGACGAGTCGAGCTACGAGGAACCCGAGCTACTGCAAGGCCAGGCGGGGTCTtgggagaggctggagaggggagacagccagGTGGTGGACACCCCAGATTCATCAGATGGGAGGGTTAAGACCTGGCCATTAGTCTTCTCCCCGTCGATCCATGGATCCTCCGACAACCACCACTATGGTACACTTGAGATGCCCAAGCAGCACAGCACAAGTGAGATAACATACAGCGTCCCAGATCATCTCTTCCCCACATCCACCTCctttccccaccaccaccacccagagTACAGAGACAGCCTGGGAGAGTACAGCGAGTACCGTTGCAGCAGATCCCCATCCACTGGAGTTGCATACCACTGGGAGGCCCGGCACCCCACCCAGGCCCACAGCAACTTCAACATCCGCAATCTGGAGCGCCAGAAAGAAGCCACGGGGCTTGGGCTGCCCCCCTCCCGGTCCATGGAGTACGTGGAGGTCCAGAAAGTGAACCAGGAGAACCAGCTGGTCCTGAAGCCCCTCTCCAGCCACGGCCGGGGCCCCTTCCAGGTGCAGTTCGGCAGGGCCGGGGTGGACTACAGTAAAGTCAACGGGGTGAACAATGACAATGTGCTCTTGCtgcagaggcagagggagatggCTGAGGCTGGGCAGTACTGTAACTACCGGGAGAAGGAGGGGGCTGAGGCTGAGAGATATCCCACACAGCAGCAGGGCAAGACGACCAAAGACGGACCTGTAGCTACCCAGCTCCAGGAGAGCACGTGCCTGACCACCAGCGGCTATGTGGACACTGCCCCCACGATGCCCACCTTCTAG